In Micropterus dolomieu isolate WLL.071019.BEF.003 ecotype Adirondacks linkage group LG09, ASM2129224v1, whole genome shotgun sequence, the DNA window ACATCCTtctgttggttttgttgtacCTATTAAGGTGGGACAGTGTAGCAGCATAGCCCCAAACAacttcaacctcagcagagtttCGAAAACACCTGCAGAGCCTTTAATAGTGTATACATCATGCATACTTATCCTACATAAATCTTACTCTGTGGCTCTTCTCACAGGCCGAGTCAAATGCATATTTCCTTCGTCTGGCTGACCAGTCTGAGCGGCTACAGAAGGCTGAGGAGCAGTCAGAGGAGAGGGgccagaaggtggaggagctgcagaggcTGCTGGGAAGCATGGAGATTGAGAGCTGCATCCTCAAAGACAAGATGGCGGCACAGGAGgcagagctgcagcagcttAAAGCAGATAGGGAGGAAGAGCAGAAGGAGAAGAGGTGAGATGAGAAACAAAGTGATGTGCCAAAGTACAAGAAATCAATTGCACAAATAAGACGTTgtaagtttttgtttgttggtttgttttttaacaagcAAAGTCATCAGGAAATCTGAAAATGCTGTACCCAAAAATGCTATTTGTTTCACTTAATTAGACACCTTGCAAATATAGTTGAATCCATCCACTTTTCCTTCAATAAGAGGGAATAGATCCCCAAGTAtcttagttagttagttagtttgatTACCTAATTAACAAATTCCTTCCTAGGAtgtaaaatacaaattataCAAATAACATGGCCTCCTCTAGTCAAAATTACAAAACTTGTTCAGTAGTTTTCTTAGTGCATGGTTTGTACTCGATACACATCAAATTGTTATTAGTTTGACAGTTTTTTTCTcatatatttgtgtgttcacAGGCGTGCAGAGCTGGAGAGGGAGGTGGCCGTCCTGAAGGAAAAGATTCATCACCTTGACGACATGTTAAAGAGTCAGCAGAGGAAAGTCCGCCACATGATCGAACAGGTATTTCTACACACAAGCAGATTGACCAGTAGTGCAAGGTGCACACAGAcaaccacacactcacacatgcaggTACAGAATGCAAATGAGCTCTCCAGTGCCCACAAATGCACAGGAAGCCATTAATGACAAAATTAGATTCTTGAGGAGGCAGACACGTAAAGCATAATTGATATGAGGGAGTGGAGCCAAGAGGAAACGTGTGGGGAAACTAAACTCGCTTGTCATGAATAAGTGATGGTGCATCTGCTCCTGTTGGAAAAGTGAGCTGTGTTTCTCCTGAGCGTCtcacattgtttgtttgtgtttgttttgtcaatAATACAGCTGCAGAACTCCCGCACGGTCATCCAAGAGAGAGATCGAGTCATCATGGATCTGGAGGAGAAGGTGGCTTTCCTGGAAGCTGAGGTCAGGAGCTTCATATAACTGCACTTAGAATCTGAATGAATCCACTAAAGGCTTAGTTATACTTAGTTATATTAATGCTGTGAATAAATTttcttctgacattttataaatgttattCTAGGTGTCCTTTCTTTGCTAAAGCTAAAAGCACCACACTCCAATCAACTAAAAGCTCAAAAGTTTTgtgagagaaacacacaaagacacaattAAATGTCTTTAACACCTTTTTGTCTGCAGAACAGAGAAATGCATGACCACATGGAGTACTTCCTGGCAGGCCAGGACCCTCTGCCCCTGACGTCCACTGAGAACAAGCCAGAGATTGTTTACAGGTaagttaatttctgtttctaaTTTGATTTTCTTAATCACAGTAACATGGTGATTTCATATTAGTACTGGTCTGCCTACCAGTCATGCTATAATCAAAAGCACAACCTAataacattattttgtatttttatttccctCTGTCCACAGTAAACCACTCACACCGTCAACACAGAGCAACAAGGCCCTCCCATTCATCAAAGTCATTGAGACCAAGTCCTGAATGGAGTGTCAACCAAAGGAATGAATAcagtgtacatatatatatatatatatatttaaccaCCTACCAGTTTATTAAACATAGGTCtgcagtgatttaaaaaaaatggtttaaCAGACCTAATGGTAACAAAGCACATTGTTAGTACCTTATAGTTACTTTTGAGGCTGTTCTGAATACCTTTACTGGCGTCCTCAGTGTCAAACAGAATCTAAAAAAAGGAAAGTTAAGGGGAGTGCCAAGTTGGATCCAGTGGTAAGGGGAATCCTAAAAAGCAAACAAGGAAGCTGTACtgtggaaattattttattgaactTCTCAGATGTACATAAATCTGAGCAGGATGTGCTTTGTCAGCAAGTCTTGGCAGTAGGAAAGAGTTCAGCAAACTTCTAAGGTGTTCCCACCTCCACTTCTCTCCCACTTTAGAATCTGAAATAAGCTGTGTCAACAGGTCAATGTAAACGGTGGGTCCGGATTAAAAACTGTTCTGTTACTATTGTAAATGTCTTTGTTATACATTCAGTTCAACTGAGATTTCAGCACATCTTCGTCCTACGGCCTGCTTGGCCAAAATCCTAAGCAGCAGTAGGGTTTGGGGGTCAGATTCTTCAGTGTTTTGCACCACATTGCCAATGGCAGGAATGCAGCTGGTTATGTCAATGTTGAAATATGATTTATGTTTCACTTAAAAAAGTTGCTCTGACATTAGAGCGGGTTGAATATAATAAGTgattattctattttatatattagACTTCTGACCTTATTTGTTTTACTTAAGCTGGAGAATACCGCTGATATCAACATTTAACAATTCTCATCTACGCTGCCAAGTTCTGCCTCAACACccttattatatatattctgtTTTGTACTGAAAGGTGGcatatttaataacaataactcTGATTTGACTGACAAACTTGCTTCCTTATATATTTATGCATTGTTTGTACGGACTTGGcagatttttttctgtaaaaaaaactttgttgcAATCTAGGATgcacatttttttataaatcttATTAATTAACAAACAATTCACTGTGAACATTGTAGATGGATTAATTGAATTTCAGTCTGTGTCCCTTTATTTGTAGATGTTGTCAAATAGAATGTAATACCTGGTTTATCAGATTCATTTGTTGTAGCTGTTACTTATGAAGTTTTACAAGCCTAATTTTTATTATCTCTGTTGTTGCGTCTTTACTTAATAACCTTGTACTGCCACCTATTGGACATATTAAAGACACAAGATATGAAGAAGTGGGTTGAAGGCTTTTATCAAACCACAGAACTTTACAGccttacataaatacaaatcaaACAACATGACTTAAATAAGGTATGAATGTTCATATAAATATCTTACATCTGTacaaaaaacactgcacagtaaATCGAAAGG includes these proteins:
- the tuft1b gene encoding tuftelin 1b isoform X2 codes for the protein MLTDEVTQIQEVRYCLKTLREQMAARQNSKNHKYPVNGIRVNKPSSQPAVTNGNTVLIESDAHVEDNQEESVRLREASKRLYAQLKEMEKRHQEEREKLQAESNAYFLRLADQSERLQKAEEQSEERGQKVEELQRLLGSMEIESCILKDKMAAQEAELQQLKADREEEQKEKRRAELEREVAVLKEKIHHLDDMLKSQQRKVRHMIEQLQNSRTVIQERDRVIMDLEEKVAFLEAENREMHDHMEYFLAGQDPLPLTSTENKPEIVYSKPLTPSTQSNKALPFIKVIETKS